A genomic window from Caldicellulosiruptor kronotskyensis 2002 includes:
- a CDS encoding GspE/PulE family protein, with protein sequence MPRERKRIGDVLVEAKIITPQQLEEALKIQKQTNKKLGEILVEKGYITEDELIEILEFQLGIPHIKLDVYPIDPKAVETISESIARRHTVLPVSFAEDGSLIVAMADPLNIFAMEDIEIYSGKRVRPRIAKASDIKRAIERFYGKQEALKAAEELQKESSEKDSQAKRATVTPRFQLGLEDGTEGPIVRLVNSIFEQAITSRASDIHIEPFENEIKVRYRIDGVLYDVLKLDIGILPSLVARIKIVGNMDIAEKRIPQDGRTTYIFSDKIYDMRISSLPCVYGEKIVVRVIDKSAFVRSKAELGLTEEDEEKFNKLIAAPHGIILVCGPTGSGKSTTLYTILNELNTGTRNIITVEDPVESTIEGINQVEVNTKAGLTFAAALRSILRQDPDIIMIGEIRDRETADMAIRAAITGHLVLSTIHTNDAASAITRLVDMGIENFLISSSLVGVISQRLIRKLCPYCKEPYEPSEEEKILLDIKQDENVKLYRKRGCHICDKKGYYGRTGVYEILIVTKELRKLINKKDVSSEEIKELAVKQGMKTLRQACKERVLNGITSVEEYLKITYALE encoded by the coding sequence TTGCCAAGAGAAAGAAAGAGAATTGGAGATGTTTTAGTAGAGGCAAAGATAATTACACCTCAGCAACTGGAAGAAGCACTTAAAATTCAAAAGCAGACCAATAAAAAATTGGGAGAGATACTGGTTGAGAAAGGTTATATAACAGAAGATGAGTTAATAGAGATTTTAGAGTTTCAGTTAGGGATACCGCACATAAAATTAGATGTATATCCGATTGATCCTAAGGCAGTTGAAACGATTTCTGAGTCGATTGCACGAAGGCATACCGTTTTGCCGGTAAGTTTTGCTGAAGATGGAAGCCTGATTGTGGCAATGGCCGACCCGCTCAACATATTTGCTATGGAGGATATTGAGATTTATTCAGGCAAAAGAGTACGACCACGAATCGCCAAGGCATCCGATATTAAACGTGCAATTGAAAGGTTCTATGGTAAGCAAGAAGCTTTAAAAGCAGCTGAAGAGTTGCAAAAAGAAAGTAGCGAAAAGGACAGCCAAGCCAAAAGAGCTACTGTTACGCCTCGATTCCAGCTTGGTTTGGAAGACGGAACAGAAGGACCTATTGTAAGACTTGTCAATTCGATTTTTGAACAAGCTATTACATCGCGTGCAAGCGACATTCACATTGAACCGTTTGAGAACGAGATAAAAGTCAGATACAGAATAGATGGTGTATTGTATGATGTCTTGAAGTTAGATATTGGGATATTGCCATCACTGGTGGCAAGAATTAAGATTGTAGGTAATATGGACATTGCAGAAAAGAGGATACCACAGGATGGACGAACAACTTACATTTTTTCGGATAAGATTTATGACATGAGAATCTCATCTTTGCCCTGTGTGTATGGCGAAAAGATTGTTGTGCGTGTGATAGACAAAAGTGCATTTGTGCGTTCTAAAGCTGAGCTTGGCTTGACTGAAGAGGACGAAGAGAAATTTAACAAGCTGATTGCTGCGCCACATGGAATAATCTTGGTATGTGGTCCTACCGGTAGTGGTAAATCTACTACGCTTTATACTATTTTAAACGAACTTAATACAGGAACACGCAACATAATAACTGTTGAGGATCCTGTCGAAAGTACCATAGAAGGTATTAATCAAGTAGAGGTCAATACCAAAGCAGGGCTAACATTTGCAGCGGCGCTGAGATCAATCTTGCGACAGGACCCAGATATAATTATGATTGGTGAGATCCGAGACAGAGAGACAGCTGACATGGCAATCAGGGCTGCTATTACAGGACATTTAGTGTTGTCAACCATTCATACAAATGATGCAGCAAGTGCAATTACAAGGTTGGTTGACATGGGGATAGAAAACTTTTTGATAAGCTCGTCGTTGGTAGGAGTAATATCACAGAGATTGATAAGAAAACTATGTCCATACTGTAAAGAGCCTTATGAGCCATCAGAGGAAGAAAAAATTCTTCTTGACATAAAGCAAGATGAGAATGTAAAATTATACAGAAAGAGAGGATGTCATATATGTGATAAAAAAGGTTACTATGGTAGAACAGGTGTATATGAAATTCTGATTGTGACAAAAGAGTTGAGAAAACTTATAAACAAAAAAGATGTCAGCAGTGAGGAGATAAAGGAACTTGCTGTCAAACAGGGGATGAAGACACTGCGACAAGCTTGCAAAGAGAGAGTTTTGAATGGAATTACATCAGTTGAAGAATATCTTAAGATTACTTATGCACTTGAATAG
- a CDS encoding DUF2273 domain-containing protein has protein sequence MNKLEKFIKENVGMLVGGALALILILFILEVGIVKAILITVVVIVGIILGKKFITYDKIRDLLKDKN, from the coding sequence TTGAATAAATTAGAAAAATTCATAAAAGAAAATGTGGGAATGTTGGTAGGCGGAGCTTTAGCTCTTATTTTGATTCTGTTTATTTTAGAAGTTGGAATTGTCAAAGCTATACTGATAACAGTAGTTGTCATTGTTGGAATAATATTAGGTAAAAAGTTTATAACGTATGATAAAATAAGAGATCTTCTGAAAGATAAGAATTAA
- a CDS encoding response regulator gives MKILIVDDAVFIRKVLRGILQELGEEVVGEASSGNEALRMVKEYRPDVVTLDITLPDMSGLELLKKIKEISSSTQVVMITAISNHEVVKEAMKVGATNYITKPFSREKVEEVLKKVEKNIQALSQIEKNMTDEKSISQNELSQARVETLGVENESKNEEVAKIDKLVKVESEESKSKIDTTEILNISELTQDLSEKRNETNNQQEISEKVSDLIETEVGVSDEFLEDEKEGSTTAVFYDEDKGEELEVGVVTNIEFEQKGGEDILSICINKELAYNVGRMKLGNGIIVTLEECFVLSSVKHEYIFENSLIEKVEVKEINENAYVMIFTKAKKFDIREREGKISIVFKKSKGVISYNKNNKFIMIDNVLPSNIQVDTVSEKEYIIRISTKDVVYNEGETKVEDLIVDRYTVEKSANGYDVKIVLYKEARYEIIEGRTSVGIKFVEVNILKDVVVHHSEQETLIELVTNSNNVPVVLEHDAENGVAYVYLQGYNVSKSLLEKNFEFEEEYLESLKIVEEREKGQSYLVIYSPVKRISVVKEKGKTFISIKPKKAFILYNVFQECIVFQNILPEEIEINHNQIQNTIEFQVNNKYVILLKDPILDKEEYNTFSSIKVEKTGMKYIGTIVLKSKSKIEVALSNDKNSTNLFVIPYKKLNKIKAFEYEGSGPKTFLTLKGEGEIKYIAERDKEKGAVTIRVLTASLCNIEQPIVEFREGCIERIEFYEQEEDVVINVYSKAEDFDVRLENSDIIVEFEAQVVTFTPVIEDYMVVFELPLINYDDIDIEKNEENNMLVVKVNRRDIYIEKGIKYLQTGIVKRYQVVQENGYKLLIDTTDEIRYSLERKENNVLFVIEKCPVLEKVEVNEQSDELVHVSLYFNRGGIKPQKIEKIDGRLEILLGEVLTKDKNIVWNTESRRIVRNIDYIINEKVLVLSIEHAYALWQIIAENNVIKLTFEVKHCEILIEDEYIKIQNVESDKVQVLKFEDNGLLIVIVPQNAAFLTSNSIKFNSENVLYTAVEQDINQTVWKIYVLYKLNMTFESEISNNDVIIKVNTKRNDFVGRELEAERN, from the coding sequence GTGAAAATCTTAATTGTGGATGATGCTGTTTTTATACGAAAGGTTTTAAGGGGAATATTGCAAGAATTAGGAGAAGAAGTAGTGGGAGAAGCTTCAAGTGGAAATGAAGCTTTAAGAATGGTTAAAGAATACAGACCTGATGTAGTGACTTTAGATATTACTTTGCCGGATATGAGTGGATTAGAACTCTTAAAAAAGATAAAAGAAATTTCATCCTCTACGCAGGTTGTAATGATTACAGCAATTAGTAATCATGAGGTTGTAAAAGAGGCGATGAAAGTTGGAGCAACAAATTATATCACAAAACCATTTTCCCGTGAAAAAGTTGAAGAGGTTCTGAAGAAAGTAGAAAAAAATATTCAAGCGTTGTCTCAAATTGAAAAAAATATGACTGACGAGAAAAGTATAAGTCAGAATGAATTAAGTCAAGCAAGAGTTGAAACACTTGGTGTAGAGAATGAAAGCAAAAATGAGGAAGTTGCTAAAATAGATAAATTGGTAAAAGTTGAAAGCGAAGAAAGTAAAAGTAAAATTGATACAACTGAAATTTTAAATATTTCAGAATTGACCCAAGATCTCTCAGAAAAAAGAAATGAAACAAATAATCAGCAAGAAATCAGCGAAAAAGTTTCAGATTTAATAGAGACAGAGGTAGGTGTGTCAGATGAGTTTCTTGAGGATGAAAAAGAAGGAAGTACTACAGCTGTTTTTTACGACGAAGACAAAGGTGAGGAGTTAGAAGTTGGTGTTGTAACTAATATAGAATTTGAGCAGAAGGGTGGAGAAGATATTCTTTCAATTTGTATAAATAAAGAATTAGCTTACAATGTAGGGAGAATGAAATTAGGGAATGGAATAATAGTTACTCTCGAAGAATGTTTTGTATTGTCGAGTGTCAAACATGAATATATATTTGAGAATAGTCTTATCGAGAAAGTTGAAGTAAAGGAAATAAATGAGAATGCATACGTTATGATTTTTACTAAAGCTAAAAAATTTGATATACGTGAAAGGGAAGGAAAGATATCGATAGTTTTCAAAAAGAGCAAAGGAGTTATTTCTTACAATAAAAATAACAAATTCATAATGATAGATAATGTGCTACCTTCTAATATTCAAGTAGATACTGTTTCCGAGAAAGAATACATCATTAGAATATCCACTAAGGATGTTGTATATAACGAGGGAGAAACTAAAGTAGAGGATTTAATAGTAGACAGATATACAGTAGAGAAGAGTGCAAACGGATATGATGTGAAAATTGTTTTATATAAGGAAGCAAGATATGAAATTATTGAAGGAAGAACATCGGTTGGAATAAAATTTGTGGAAGTAAATATTTTGAAAGATGTGGTAGTACATCATTCTGAACAGGAAACATTAATAGAACTTGTGACAAACTCAAATAATGTACCTGTAGTGTTAGAACATGATGCAGAGAATGGTGTTGCTTATGTATATTTGCAAGGTTATAATGTATCAAAGTCGTTACTTGAGAAAAACTTTGAATTTGAAGAGGAGTATCTTGAAAGCCTTAAAATAGTTGAAGAAAGGGAGAAGGGACAGTCGTATCTTGTTATTTATTCACCAGTAAAAAGAATTTCAGTAGTAAAAGAAAAAGGCAAGACATTTATTTCGATAAAGCCTAAAAAAGCTTTTATACTCTATAATGTGTTTCAGGAATGCATTGTATTTCAAAACATACTTCCTGAAGAAATTGAAATTAACCATAACCAGATTCAAAACACAATCGAGTTTCAAGTTAATAACAAATATGTGATTTTATTGAAAGACCCTATTTTAGACAAAGAAGAATATAATACATTTAGTTCCATAAAAGTAGAGAAAACAGGGATGAAATATATAGGAACAATTGTTCTTAAAAGCAAGAGCAAAATTGAAGTTGCGTTGTCGAATGATAAAAATTCGACAAATCTATTTGTTATTCCATATAAAAAGTTGAATAAAATCAAAGCATTTGAATATGAAGGAAGTGGTCCTAAGACATTTTTAACTCTCAAGGGTGAAGGAGAAATAAAATATATTGCAGAAAGGGACAAAGAAAAAGGTGCTGTTACAATAAGAGTTTTAACTGCTTCATTGTGCAACATTGAACAGCCAATAGTTGAGTTCAGAGAGGGCTGTATTGAACGTATAGAGTTTTATGAGCAGGAGGAAGATGTTGTAATAAATGTTTATAGTAAAGCAGAGGATTTTGATGTAAGGTTGGAAAATTCAGATATAATTGTTGAGTTTGAAGCACAAGTTGTAACATTTACTCCAGTTATTGAAGATTATATGGTTGTATTTGAATTGCCTTTGATAAATTATGATGATATAGATATTGAAAAAAATGAAGAAAATAACATGTTGGTTGTTAAAGTGAATAGGAGAGATATATATATAGAAAAAGGGATCAAGTATTTACAAACCGGGATTGTCAAAAGGTATCAAGTAGTTCAGGAAAATGGTTATAAACTATTAATTGATACTACTGACGAGATTAGATACTCTTTAGAAAGGAAAGAGAATAACGTATTATTTGTAATAGAAAAATGCCCTGTTCTTGAAAAGGTTGAAGTTAATGAACAAAGTGATGAACTGGTACATGTTAGTTTGTATTTTAACAGAGGAGGAATTAAACCTCAGAAGATTGAAAAAATTGACGGTAGACTTGAAATCTTGTTAGGAGAAGTATTAACTAAGGATAAAAATATTGTTTGGAATACCGAATCAAGGAGAATTGTTAGAAATATCGACTATATAATTAACGAAAAAGTGCTTGTCTTATCCATAGAACATGCTTATGCATTGTGGCAAATAATCGCAGAAAACAATGTTATAAAACTTACTTTTGAGGTGAAACACTGTGAAATTTTAATAGAAGATGAATATATTAAAATACAAAATGTTGAAAGTGATAAAGTGCAAGTCTTGAAATTTGAAGACAATGGTTTACTGATTGTAATAGTACCACAGAATGCAGCTTTTCTAACTTCTAATTCCATCAAATTTAACTCAGAAAATGTTTTATATACTGCAGTTGAGCAAGACATAAATCAAACAGTTTGGAAAATTTACGTTTTATACAAATTGAACATGACATTTGAGTCAGAAATCAGCAATAATGACGTAATAATAAAAGTGAATACAAAGAGAAACGATTTTGTGGGGAGAGAGTTAGAAGCAGAAAGAAATTAA